aattttattttaaaattaaaactttattattattgagttataatattggtatttctcaatatagctatatttttattattaaaattataattctagACTCAtcctcatatttgttattgtaggatatgcaatattgattttataataggttaaaatttgaaaaatattgatattttttgttagtgagttgtcttatttttgtttttatagatattgtagccactaataaatataaaatttaacttttatgtgacattatgttaatcaggtcaaatgggTTATGTATGTTAGTTCAacatatttatgtaaaatagatTGACACGAGTCGTGTCTTATTGATCTATTTCTAAGtagttattaaataaattaaaatggatAACACgacaaaatttattatttaaattggttGAGTTAGAGTTTAAAAGTTTAATACGTTTAACTTAACGAatcaaatttggattaatttacATAATTAAATGTTTATGACTTGACATGAGATAAATATGTTTCAAAACAAACATGAATTGCCACTCTACATAAAGATTCTAAATAGGAGAAGTTCTCCCTATATTCGAGAAGAATGAAATCAAGAacggaaacaaaacaaaatgatgCATTTCTAGCTCTAGTTTATAGGGACAATGATAAGTACTTTAAAAACTCACTTAATCATGGCTATCTTTGTATCAATTGATGTCAATAAATTCATATAAAGCTTTTTAAAAAACGTTTTTGCCGTCAATTAGTGATGGTAGGTACAAATACAATTGGTTGAAAGTCTAAAGATGTGAATCGGGTGCCGTCAAACATGTCAATGCGTACCCATCGGTGGCGGAAAGAAGAGCTCCAATTTCTTTCCATACATCAATCGAACCAACCCACTTTTTAACTTACTTTATTTTGTGCCGTTTTGATAAAAAGAACTGTtacagtcatttaaaaaaaaaattatataaaataaatttataaattattaaaaaaaaatagaatgacaTATGACACCTCTCAAGTCCTTTCATCTAACATTCAATGCTGGtccatttcttgaaaaatacgaaaaaaaaagtttcattcAACCCGCGTTAAATTATACCCATCTCTTTTAACTTCTTTCCTTACAATTTGGCAGCAATAACAAGAGGGTTGTCtgaatgagtaatattatatataattttaaaatatataaatattatataatcatttttaaaatatatgaaatttataattaaaaagttaattttttttatataaatttcgtattaatttgattttacagtatttatataattataaatataaattttatttttctttctgaaAAATGGTTCGGATGCTGACAATGGTCCCGAACatttatttagatatatttttttaatttttttatttaataattatttattaacattatggattttttttaaaacatatttaaaaatatttttattttttattttacacttgTCGAGAGCGACTGTAGATCCACAGGGTTTTCTTCTCGTCCCTCAATTAATGGTTTCTTCTCACTCAATTAATGCTTCTCATGTTCTAGGCATATTTTAAGTGATGGGGGCACTACCGCTTCCAGTTCCTATCAAGAGCTATCGTTAATATAAAagtgtattttattatttttatatttatatatattttaatgtttttaaatatatttttaaaaaatcgataatattattaaaaatatttatttaatcataaagtaaaaaaataataaaaaaattggcaACAATAGCTCCCATTTGGAACTGGGTGCTgtgtttagcattttccttaaggcctcgtttgtttttataattaaaaaattaaaattaaattttcgtACAGTTAaaggttttataaaaataaatatatattttaatttattaatttttatcttaaaagatttcaagtttctttttaaatttttatttcttcagaTTTtaccttattttaatatttttccctctaataatatattttaaataaacattatatTGACATGAATACACTGACATGAATACACCCtgcataaaaagtaaaaattgtaCCAAATATGCatcaaaatatttgattaaaagaaaaaatatttacacataggataaataaataaaagaagcagtaaaaaaaaaaaattacatcatttataaataaataagcaaaggaagcggttaaaaaaaaaaaaataaccaaatgagtaaaaataaaaatgaagcagCAAAAAAAGACATTTGAactattggtaaataaataaataaataaaatattataaaaggtATTTTGTAAGTCTCATCATATTACTAATTAtaacaaaatcaaattaatctcattctaatctcatcttaatatattaaaacgtGTTTAAACATGCTGAATAGAACATATATTAAAACGTGTTTAAACGATGCTGAATAGAACACGCACAAGAAGCAAGCGAAAGCGTGTTTAAGCGACGCTCGCTACAGTAAAATTGATGGTCATGGACATGATCTTTGCCTCcctttcaaataaaagattcttcaAACTTTGGAGTAAACTAGATAATATtaatctaatattaaaaatatataatttaaatatgtatattatgataaaaataaaaatatctcatattttatattatatgaataCTATTCATTTTTCCGCTGGGACCAAAGTGGGCTTTATGTTTCGGCCGTACGTAGTTGTGTCATATCAGATTCTTTTCCCTTAATTAAGTTTTGGCACGAACCATGATGCCAAAAGAGGGAAGAAACAACACCCCAATTAAATAAGTGATTTTGAAAGATATCCGAATAATGATAGCTTTACCgtatgttattatttattttatttattttttaatttttatttaaatattaaagaaataattattagtgaagttctatatatatttttaatttttttaaaataaaagatgctaaaataatacttaaaaagttaaaatttcaaatattttataaaataataaataagtaataagaGATAATAAGTCtgtcattattttaaaaatttgttaaaatattcttaattataaCGAGTCtcgtaataaataatatatttacatgCTGATTTATAaacaatataaattattatttatataaattatattctaatttagTATCTACTAATAGAAGTTTGTGTGTTAATTGTTAAACACCTAATTGTCCAATATATTTGTTGTGCATAttgaaaataagtaaaaaataaaaattgagaatAATTAGAAGGATGTCACAACCTTCTCACTAAACTATTAGGAATTTATGCTTTACATCCTAAATAATCAAAACCTACACATTGCATCttgaaattattaaaacttGACATTTTGCACtctaatttaattattaccattaagataaataaaaaatagatgatacgacacgacacgacacgacacgacacgatcTTAATTATTATATCTTAATGGAGTTTGTGATGGTTTTATAGTAAAATATGTTGGTAAAATGTAGaatgtttaataatttaatagtataaaatgtatttatcttttaaaaaattaataacactttaaataaaaaacttagatTCGAAATTCCtcaaattttatcaaaaataaaattaataaaacttcaaaaactttaaatcgacaataaaattaataaaactttaacaaatttattatttaaaggcATGGCTGAGAATATTGAATATCATTTGATCTTACTTTACGCCTTTGATATAAGGAAAAAATGTGGCtctaatttaaagaaaaactagTGGAGTGGTGGATGCCTACTTCATCTCCTTTTACACTATACAATTAtgaatattatatgttatgaaatatttttaacacattttaGATTAACCTGAGAatctaacaaaaaattttagtttttaacgTTTTTGAGtaaaataacttttataatttatcataataaatcacctcaatttataaattcataaaattcttACGTAAATTTAACACTTTTATTTTAGCTAGACTTAGCATTTATTGTAACTTAAATAGGAATGTTCTTTTTCAATTGATGTAGGGTCTTGGCTCCATGATTTCAGCATCTGACGTCCATGTTCTACCTTTTATAGggattatcttatttttaattatatgaatTGACGTGAcatgaattaatataataaaaaaaaatctagttataaaaataagtatacACTAATATATGCactaattgaataaaaaataatttttattgaaaataatactaatttaaaatttaagtataaaaaaatcaatattgatacacagattaatacatgattttatttatatataacaaaactcatataataatatcaataaagaTGACTAGCTGTAAAATActtcaacaaagaaaaaaatgatattttcttttattataactATTTAAGTTTCGTTTGATTAAATAGTTTAGGAGAgatagatgaaatattttattaaaagttaaataaaatttaattataatataattttttaatattaattttattttaagatttaaaaaagttaaattattttttatattttatataaaaattaaaaaaattataataattatataaaataaaataagattgttTGATTTTACGTAacaaaactaactttttttaaaaaaaaaaaatcttaaatattttattaatttaaattacctAATTAAGTGGTGTGATACGACAAACTATGGATAACTTTCCCATAACCTTCCGTAGAGCGGCAGAACCATTGTATTCGGACCGTCGCAATACAGTTATGACGGTCCACTAAAACCACGCTTTGATTGACTAGTGGGACCACCGCACAGACAGAGCTTTCCTTATATGACACAGGAAGAAAGCCAGAAAAAGGCTACAGCCATCACACTCCTGTCACGGAGCTTCCAGTAACTGTTTATTGGTTGGCTTGGAGAAGCAGGTGTGGGCCGTGTGGCCTTTCTTCCTGCAGCTGACTCCGactgtctctgtctctgtgtTTCTTTTTCTGTCGCCGTTGAGGACCTGATGGCTGATGCTGCAGTGACGGTGAATTTCACGCGAAATTCAGCTCGTTGACGCGTTGTGCTGTGACGCTGCCCCTTTTCCCCCACATCTTTCTTTTCGCTCCAAGTTCCAACGAATTCTCTCCTTCTTTTCGGTCCAAGTTGGTAGGTAAATAGACCTTCCCATTCCCATTTTTCCcattcaattctctctctctctctctctctctctctctcttagccTTTTTGTTgggcagaaaaaaaaaaaaaactttttggtGTCCAGCAAAATCAGAATTGTTAGCTCACTTTGCAGTGATTGGCTTTTATTTTACCTTCTGTATTTTTTCTGCCAATCCAATGCTGTTTTGATTTGTGTGGtatagttttgttttcttttctctggATTCTTAGCAATGAAGGAACACCAGTCTTGAGGATTGTGGAATTTTCACGAGTAAGAAGATCGTGTGCTCTTTGTACTGTTCTCTGACAGAGATATTCGTTCTCATGCATGGGAGAGCTGTGCTGAAGATACTCTGAAAAGTTAAAAGTCTGCTCGGAATACGGGTGAATTTGAAGAAACTGCTTCGGTTTAAGAGCTGGGTTGTGGTGATTTTTCAATAGTTAAGAGCCTCTGGTGGTTTGAAAGTAACTTCCagagttttaatattttcttttctgaagGGAGAATTTGTGGGGGGAAACTGCGGTTTAAGCAACTAGAAGGCTTTCTTGTGCTTCAAGTTCTATGTTTAGGTGAAAAAAAATGCCACGGAGTCTAGTTGCTTCTTAGTAGACAGGAACACAGCTTTCTGATCATTGTTCTGGTTTCCTCTCCACCGGGTAAGGCTTCGTTCCTGTTGTTCCTTAAGCTCCAACTCAACTTTCtggtttcaaattattttttcttctaaggagagcctaattttaaatttccgAATTGGAACTGCAGAAgaccttttattattttttcatggcCTACAACTTCATCCCTCAAGCCAATTAATCCAGGGTTCCCACCCGTGAATGATGAAGTAACGATGACCATAGagtcaaaatttgaaaagagcTACTAGGTATAGtaggaaaataataaagagagtgTCGGTGTAGAAAGAAAGATGGGCTGAGCAGAATTACATCTATTATATGAAATCCTTGTGCATATCAATCCCAAATTCTGTAATATGAATTTATCTTTCTGGTGAAACTTGTATATGATCGCTGGAAGTGAACTCTCACGCAGCATATATGGAGCTAAATAGTTGTTAGGATggtaaatcttaaaaaaaataataataaaaaaaggatgGGGAAGTTAATGCTTTTGCAAGTTTTCTGGCATCATTTTGCCCTTTGTCGACAATCGTATTGCGCGTGAGTTTAATGAAGAACTTTGGTATACCATGGCATATATGGTGCTGCATGTGGAAATGCTTTATTTTGCATTTGCAAACTTAGTAATTATGTTCCGAGCGTGAAGTTCTGGTGTTTTTAGTTTGGATATTATTCTATTAGTCAAATGTCACCTTGCTTATGGAATGTTATGTATATAGCATCTTGACTTGATACATTCTGTTAGACGCTATGAATTGATTCTTTTGAGAACACAGCATGACTGATGCTTTCAATTGTTACTGAACCTGCAGATCTAACATAATCCCCCTTCCTAATGGGGTCTGATGTTGCTGAGGTAGTGGACAAACAGTCTGGTCCTTGTTCCTTCAAGGTACCATTACCATGGTCTTTTTTCCCTCAGAACCCATTGATTTTTCGCTGCATATAACTTGTGAAAAAATGGATGAACGAAATCGGTTACagtaaaaaaaatgagtagaaATCTCATGGTCTGGTCCATCCATTTTTTAACAAGATACATCCAGTGAAAAAATACTAGATATAAGCCAAATATTTATTCCTCTTTAGGTGGAATGCTCTGATTTGAATTGGAGTACTTTTGTATTTGCAGTGTATATGGATCATAATGGTGTGACCCATGCATTCATGAGTTTTAGATATATCAGCAGTAATTGATATAATCACTTTTGTTTCTCGGTTTTGGTATAGGCcttagtttttgtttgttggtaaAATCCCATACCTTTAACACGTGGGCAAGATTATATGTACAAGGACACCTAGTCTTTAATTCTTTTGAAACAAGAATATTGTGTTTCCTTTATGAAGTGGAGACCCCAGTTTCTGAAGTGAAACTAGGAACTGGAAAACGTgcttttaatataatttgatcaagatattaaactcaaaaaatGCTGTCTATCCAAAGTTATTGATCTAATCAAATTGAGAGTGCATATACTTTATTTTCCTGATGGCGGAGGGTATTATTTCTCAAGAATGACAAGCACTGTGGCTTCCTTGTGATTCTTATGAAATGAAGTTTTAAGTCTGACCTCATTTAAGTCTTTGAATAGTCTCTGTACTTCTACTCAAGTTTTCTGTTATATCACATCGAAGTATCTCATTATGCTTTTATTCATGATTGCAGGTGCATTGTTTAATGTGCTCCGAACTTCTGAAATTGGTTACTAGAATATCAAGCATATTTCCAGCAATGGAAGAGGCTCACCCTCGAGGCTCATCAGGAATACAGGAACTATGCTCATTAAGCGATGCAATTGAGAAAGCCAATCGACTTCTTCAGCACTGTAGAGAGTCCAGTAAACTTTATCTGGTTTGTGATTTGTTCAATAAGGATAAACAAAGTAGAGTAATGTGAACACTTTCTGCTGCATTTCACCAAAGTGAGAACGACCATATACAAGCCAAAAGGAACTTGATAGAAACAGAATCATGCCATTTGACCTTGTGGATAGTAATTTCTAATTAGTCTGTGCATTGcaaaagtatataaatatgtacaaataaacaaataaaagaagtttttcTATTCTGGTGAACTCGAGAAGAGAAGgagaacttaaaaaaaaaaaaaaaaattgctgttAAAGAACATAACCTGCACatgctattttatattttggggTAAATTACATATGCTTATTGTTGTGTCATTAGTGGTTTGATTTAAGCCCTACAAGATACAATCCATGGTGGAAATTATGTTTGTATGATGGCCTATCATTTCCAATTGGAACTTTACTGGAGTAAAACATGTTCTGGAATGTTCTTGTTGTTGATGAGCATTTTAATAAGCTTGctcctatatatttttataagaaaaaaatatttaatgaagAGTGTGCATGTGAATGTGTTAGACTACTTGCTCTTCTGTTGTTACATCTAATAGCTGTGTCAAAGCTGATGAATTAACAAgtagttttcttaatttataaaCTGTGTAGttgttccaaattttttttatagttaaatgtCAATCCATAGCTGATAAGGCTCGCAATTGTCTCTCAGGCAGTTACAGGGGATGTAATAGCCtcaagatgtaaaaaatcaagGAACTTGTTGGTGAATTGTTTAGGTCATCTTCAAACTATGCTTCCACTTGAGTTAGGTGAAGAGGTTCGTCATTACATGCCCTTTTGAGCTTTCTCTTTATTCTTGTTCCCTTAGCTATCAAGTGTGCTAGTAATATAATTGTAGATCAACCACTTCACTGTATTTTGAAAGTGTAACTGGTGCCATAAAGCAATTCTCTGGATTCTGATGCATATAACCAAATTGGGaacctttttaaagaaaatttggTCCCATTTCCCAATTTTCCTGCTTTCAGTCTAGTTTCTAGTTATTCGCCCCCCCTCCCCTCTCTTCACATATACataaccgaaaaaaaaaaagtctggcAGAGCAACTTCTGGGTCTAGAAGCTTTGTGGGTGATAACCTGTATCATTCCTATGCTAGATTTGTTCTATAGTTTCTTCCTTGATACACTCGGTTCACTTTGAAGACCATGTCGTCTCTGACGTATGTATTTAACCTGTGTTTATTGGTTTGTAATGAAAAGTATAGGGCTTTTTGACCTCTCAGTTAAAACTCGTACTGAACCTAATTTGCTAGGTGCAGCTAATGATGAAATCTCATTTACAGATCTCTCACATCATGGATGATCTTAGGCATGCGACATTTACCCTGGAATCATCTGAAGAAGAGGCCGGTAAGGCTGTGCGAGGATTGCTCCATCAGGATGCTTCTGCTACAGACTCAGTGGAATATGAAGTAAAAGCTCTACAATTTGCAGCTTCAAAACTTCATATTACATCCCCAAAGACTATCTGGATAGAGAAACAATCTATCAAGAAGCTCCATGATAAAGTCAGTGATAgtgacccaaaaaaaaagaagattttaaaatatcttttgtATCTATTGAAGAAGTATGGAAACTTAATCCTGCAAGAGCAATCGAGTAATGACTATGTTCAGCATGAAGGAGCATTTGCATTTCAGAAATGCAGACATAATTCTGGATTTAGCCAGTCTGTTGAAGTGGGTTCGCGCATAGGATCTTGGCATCGTGAGGACCAAATTGACTTCTCAAGCAGAGCTACACCTCATGAGGAATTTAAGTGTCCTATATCGTCAAGATTGATGTATGATCCTGTTGTCATCGCTTCTGGACAAACGTTTGAGAGGATTTACATACAGAAGTGGTTTGATGAGGGAAATGATATATGTCCAAAGACTAAAAAGAGACTGGCCCATCTCTCACTGACTCCCAACATGGCCATGAAGGATCTAATATCAAAGTGGAGCATGAGGCATGGAGTCACCATTCCTGATCCAACCATTGTACCAGAATTCCTTCACTCTTGGGAAGCTTCTTCCGCTTCCATTGCTAGCTTTGGAAGTTCTATGAATGATCTACATCTTCCGATGGATCTCAGCAACATGTCACTTGGATCTTTAGATACCAGTTACAATTCGGATTCATCAAACACTAAGACAGCAGATGGTTTAAACTTGAATTCTGTACGGACAAAAGATGAGCACAAATGTCAATCTTATGCAAGTATACACGAGACAGATTTGGAATCTCTATCGAGACTAGCTGACCTTAAATGGGAATCCCAATGTGAAGCCATTGAAGATATCAAAAAGCATCTGAATAACAGCAACGAAGCTTGTCAATTTATGTCATCTGACAATTTTGTTGAACCGCTTGTTAGATTTTTGAAGGATGCAAATGACCTGCATGACGTGAGAGCTCAAAAAGCTGGATGTCAGTTGCTGCTGGCATACGTGAGCAGAAGCAGGTCAGTTACTCTGTTGATGAACATGCAATGGATTGTGTTCCAAGGCAACTGATATCTTTTAATTCAAGGTTATTCTTACTGTGTTAACATGTATTCAACTGGTGTGGCAAGTTCAATATCCCATTCGGTGCCTTGTGAATTGAGAATTATGAGATTTTGATTATGTTGGGAACAGTTGGTATTAAATGTTTAGCCTGCTGATACAGCATGATTTAATCCAAGACCTTGTGTTGGTTTAGAACTCTTATCTTATTGCTTGCactgatgtttttttttttttcataaaatggaaTTTCATAACAATTGACagttcaaaatatataattgtttcTTGTGCATGTCTTTCCTTGATTTCTCTGACTTTTAACTATAATCATGTTTCCTTTATGCATGAGCTCATGTATAACGCTACTTTGTGTTGCTTCATTCAGAAGTGGGATCTCATACTTATGTAAAGAAGCATTTAGTCTCTTGGCCACCGTTCTTGGTTCAGAAGCAACAGAAGAAAGTCTAGCCATATTGGAAGTTTTGTCTGGCCACCAGTACTGTAGAGATAAAATCGTAGCATCTGGTGCTTTAACTTCTATCGTAAAGATGCTTGACTCCTGTAACAGAGATTTCCAGGAACGGGTTATCAAAATTTTGTGCAATTTTTCCTCAAATATTGACATTTGTTCCCTCATTGTATCTTTGGAATGCATCCCAAAATTGGTTCCTTTGTTAGATAGCACTATTGGAGGAAATTGTGTACTTCTATTGAAGAATTTATGCAATACTGAGGAGGGTAAGGTATCTGTTGCAGAAACTAATGGATGCATTGCCTCTGTTGTTAAACTACTTGCGTCTGACAGtcacgaggatcaagaaaatgcaGTGGCTGTTCTCCTTTCATTGTGCTCTCAACGTGTTCAGTATTGTCAGTTGGTCATGGATGAGGATGTCATTCCTGCTCTTTTTCATATATCTGTCAATGGAAATGACATGGGCAAGGCAAGTGCATTGGAATTGCTCCGGTGCTTAAGAGATGTCGAGTATGACTATGTTGATGATCAAGCATGCATCAGATCTGATATTGATTTCCCGAGTGAGTCTCCAAATCTCTCTGAAGAAAAGAAACCATCAAAGACATCTCGGTTTTTGGGAAAAATATCAATGTTCAAACCCacaagaaagaagaaatgaaactgGTGCCTTCAGCTTATTTTAACCCAGTGGTGGCTTGAAATATTGTAGCAATATGCTGTGCTAAATGAAATAGAATTTTCTTTGTGAGATTCTCTTTTTCTCCTAAACTGTAGAGATTACTGTAATTCTGTTTATATGGAATGGAGGAATGAATTAGCCATGTATAGTAGGTGAGTGGATGGATTTTTGGGATCTATTACTGAATGCTTCAAGTATTGATTCATGATGTTTTTGCTGCCATTTTTAGGATATTAACTAGACAAACGTGTACATTTTTGTGCTGTTCTATGttgtattttaataaatttcatgTTTGTTTTAGTTCGATCGTTAGTCAGGAGACTCAAACTTACAATTTGTGGGAGGCTGAGGTTGCACGTGGGGATATGTAAGATTAGGTTAATCTCAAACATATATAACTGTATATGATTTTGACATATGATGccggataaaattaaaatcatttttttagtcCCGTATTTACTTTATATGGGAAATGcatttttaacaattttttgtCGCATAATCCTTAGGGAGTCCGTTTCATAATTTACTTGGGTCATCATGACGTGCGAACTAATTCATAAAATACACGAAAAAGCCGAATTAACCTTAGGAACCCCAAGCATTTACGAAGCATGGATTATAAGCATGGGGTTTGTAAACAAAATATTGATCTTTTATTTCTTGAAGATTATTTTCTGACTTAGGTATCGGAGGTGTCATGGACACATTCAACCAccctctttttattcttttgtagATGTTTGAAGGTGTTCGGAGTTGGTGACTACAAAATACGCCTTAACAGTTGATGTCATCTGTGAGATTCGATAGTTGTTTCAGTCCAATAGCATAAGTGTGCCTTTCATATGGTAGCCATGACGCGATCTCAAGCAACCATTGAGCAGGAAGTTACATCGATAGACATGGAGGAAAGATTTGCATAAATGGAAGAACGCATGAAGAGAGTGACTTTAGATATGGAGGCCCTCTAATGAGAGAACAAGATGTTGAAATAGTGAAATGCCGAGTTCAGAGAAGGCGTCGAACCTAGTCGTATTGAACAGTTAGAGAGGGAGTCACAAAACGCTAGTGGGGTACCACCTAAAGAGGATGAGCAACAAGCTACACAACCTTATGGGCAAATACAAGGAAATGACAAAGAGAATAAGAGGATCATCCTCCAGGGACTAACTGCTCAGCAGCATGGACATGTCTTATAGCGCTGAAGTGATGGTGATCCCACTTCTGCCTAAGTTTAGGGCTCCCCAAGTTGCATGACGGGTCCAAGGACCACACCGAACATCTAGAAATGTTCAAGACCAACATGACATTGCACGGTTTTCCCAAAAAATTGTGCCAAGTGTTCCCTCCTACACTGAAAGGCTCTACTCAAGCATGATTCGAAGCCTGGTATCCGGGTATCATCAACAACTTTGAGGAGCTAGGTCAGTAATTCTTAAAGTAGTTCATGGCCAGTAGGAAGAGCAAGAGACCGACCACCTATCTCCTCACTATGAAATAATAGGAGGATGAGAGTCTGAAGGCAAATCTATACCGGCTCAATAAAGTGTACATGATCACGGATGAGCAagatgagaaaatcatgttGGCGATACTCTTGGGAAAAATCTGGCCCCGAAGCCCTTTCATGTCGGAAATAACATGAAGAACCCCAGCCACTCTATAAGATTTCATGGATCGAGCTAACGACTTCATCAACGTCAAATAAACCCTCAAAGCCTTGACTGCCCTGAGGCCCGTAGAAGCAGAGTGACCAACAAGCAAATCCAGTAAGGAAAGGGCAACACAAGAGAAGAGCGATGATGGCACCACCCACCATAAAGCGCACTCAAACATGAACGTGCCAATGCAGGATAAGGGGTGCCCACAGGGAGGCAATGACCGTGGCATATAGCTCATAGGTACTGCACCTTTCACAACGTGGAGGACCACCAGATCGAAGATTGTCATCACttaaggaagaagatgaaagagATCCGAGAATAGGTCCGAGAAGAGATGCTCGGACATCTAGGTGCCTGTCTCTTTTCACTACCCAAGCGATTAATGAGAGAAAGACAAGAACCAAGATGGTAAGATCGCCGAAGTGAGAGCCCGAGAAGGAGGAGAAATGAGTAAAGTCCTCCGTGAAGGAACCAGAATAACTTGCCATTGGGCGAAATCCATACCATAGCCGAGGGACTCACcaataggggtgggcagcggggccccggaacccgctgcccctccccgttcgccccgcccccgcataggcgGGGCGGGGTGCCCCGCACCGttagggccggggcgggggGCCCCGGCCCGTATCCCCacccccag
This genomic interval from Carya illinoinensis cultivar Pawnee chromosome 2, C.illinoinensisPawnee_v1, whole genome shotgun sequence contains the following:
- the LOC122297225 gene encoding U-box domain-containing protein 5-like isoform X1 encodes the protein MGSDVAEVVDKQSGPCSFKVHCLMCSELLKLVTRISSIFPAMEEAHPRGSSGIQELCSLSDAIEKANRLLQHCRESSKLYLAVTGDVIASRCKKSRNLLVNCLGHLQTMLPLELGEEISHIMDDLRHATFTLESSEEEAGKAVRGLLHQDASATDSVEYEVKALQFAASKLHITSPKTIWIEKQSIKKLHDKVSDSDPKKKKILKYLLYLLKKYGNLILQEQSSNDYVQHEGAFAFQKCRHNSGFSQSVEVGSRIGSWHREDQIDFSSRATPHEEFKCPISSRLMYDPVVIASGQTFERIYIQKWFDEGNDICPKTKKRLAHLSLTPNMAMKDLISKWSMRHGVTIPDPTIVPEFLHSWEASSASIASFGSSMNDLHLPMDLSNMSLGSLDTSYNSDSSNTKTADGLNLNSVRTKDEHKCQSYASIHETDLESLSRLADLKWESQCEAIEDIKKHLNNSNEACQFMSSDNFVEPLVRFLKDANDLHDVRAQKAGCQLLLAYVSRSRSGISYLCKEAFSLLATVLGSEATEESLAILEVLSGHQYCRDKIVASGALTSIVKMLDSCNRDFQERVIKILCNFSSNIDICSLIVSLECIPKLVPLLDSTIGGNCVLLLKNLCNTEEGKVSVAETNGCIASVVKLLASDSHEDQENAVAVLLSLCSQRVQYCQLVMDEDVIPALFHISVNGNDMGKASALELLRCLRDVEYDYVDDQACIRSDIDFPSESPNLSEEKKPSKTSRFLGKISMFKPTRKKK
- the LOC122297225 gene encoding U-box domain-containing protein 5-like isoform X2; translated protein: MGSDVAEVVDKQSGPCSFKVHCLMCSELLKLVTRISSIFPAMEEAHPRGSSGIQELCSLSDAIEKANRLLQHCRESSKLYLISHIMDDLRHATFTLESSEEEAGKAVRGLLHQDASATDSVEYEVKALQFAASKLHITSPKTIWIEKQSIKKLHDKVSDSDPKKKKILKYLLYLLKKYGNLILQEQSSNDYVQHEGAFAFQKCRHNSGFSQSVEVGSRIGSWHREDQIDFSSRATPHEEFKCPISSRLMYDPVVIASGQTFERIYIQKWFDEGNDICPKTKKRLAHLSLTPNMAMKDLISKWSMRHGVTIPDPTIVPEFLHSWEASSASIASFGSSMNDLHLPMDLSNMSLGSLDTSYNSDSSNTKTADGLNLNSVRTKDEHKCQSYASIHETDLESLSRLADLKWESQCEAIEDIKKHLNNSNEACQFMSSDNFVEPLVRFLKDANDLHDVRAQKAGCQLLLAYVSRSRSGISYLCKEAFSLLATVLGSEATEESLAILEVLSGHQYCRDKIVASGALTSIVKMLDSCNRDFQERVIKILCNFSSNIDICSLIVSLECIPKLVPLLDSTIGGNCVLLLKNLCNTEEGKVSVAETNGCIASVVKLLASDSHEDQENAVAVLLSLCSQRVQYCQLVMDEDVIPALFHISVNGNDMGKASALELLRCLRDVEYDYVDDQACIRSDIDFPSESPNLSEEKKPSKTSRFLGKISMFKPTRKKK
- the LOC122297225 gene encoding U-box domain-containing protein 5-like isoform X3; amino-acid sequence: MLPLELGEEISHIMDDLRHATFTLESSEEEAGKAVRGLLHQDASATDSVEYEVKALQFAASKLHITSPKTIWIEKQSIKKLHDKVSDSDPKKKKILKYLLYLLKKYGNLILQEQSSNDYVQHEGAFAFQKCRHNSGFSQSVEVGSRIGSWHREDQIDFSSRATPHEEFKCPISSRLMYDPVVIASGQTFERIYIQKWFDEGNDICPKTKKRLAHLSLTPNMAMKDLISKWSMRHGVTIPDPTIVPEFLHSWEASSASIASFGSSMNDLHLPMDLSNMSLGSLDTSYNSDSSNTKTADGLNLNSVRTKDEHKCQSYASIHETDLESLSRLADLKWESQCEAIEDIKKHLNNSNEACQFMSSDNFVEPLVRFLKDANDLHDVRAQKAGCQLLLAYVSRSRSGISYLCKEAFSLLATVLGSEATEESLAILEVLSGHQYCRDKIVASGALTSIVKMLDSCNRDFQERVIKILCNFSSNIDICSLIVSLECIPKLVPLLDSTIGGNCVLLLKNLCNTEEGKVSVAETNGCIASVVKLLASDSHEDQENAVAVLLSLCSQRVQYCQLVMDEDVIPALFHISVNGNDMGKASALELLRCLRDVEYDYVDDQACIRSDIDFPSESPNLSEEKKPSKTSRFLGKISMFKPTRKKK